A section of the Pristiophorus japonicus isolate sPriJap1 chromosome 4, sPriJap1.hap1, whole genome shotgun sequence genome encodes:
- the LOC139262742 gene encoding uncharacterized protein has protein sequence MFRNPDYPRLGDPTSPRPSVARPPPGPTSPRPSAAQPRSGPTSPQTDFAPAFGGPTSLRPAAAPPRPGPTSLRPSAARPRSSPRRPHLALALPHSGPPRPDLAPALGGPTSPWPYLTPALRGSISLQPSAAPPRPGPTSLRPSAARPRSSPRRPHLAPALPHSGPPRLDLAPALGGPTSPWSYLTPALRGPTSLQPSAAPPRPGPTSLRPSAARPRSSPRRPHLAPAHGGPTLPRPRLHPFILTLVGRPRPLTLTP, from the coding sequence atgttccgaaatccggattaCCCCCGCCTCGGtgacccgacttcgccccggccctcggtggcccgacctccccctggccctacctcgccccggccctcagcggcccaacctcgctccggcccgacctccccccagaCCGACTTCGCTCCAGCCTTCGGCGGCCCCACCTCGCTCCGGCCTGCGGCGGCCCCACCTCGCCCTGGCCCTACCTCACTCCGGCCCtccgcggcccgacctcgctccagccctcggcggccccacCTCGCCCTGGCCCTACCTCACTCCGGCCCtccgcggcccgacctcgctccagccctcggcggccccacCTCGCCCTGGCCCTACCTCACTCCGGCCCTCCGCGGCTCGATCTCGCTCCAGCCCTCGGCAGccccacctcgccccggccctacctcacTCCGGCCCtccgcggcccgacctcgctccagccctcggcggccccacctcgccccggccctacctcacTCCGGCCCTCCGCGGCTCGATCTcgctccagccctcggcggccccacCTCGCCCTGGTCCTACCTCACTCCGGCCCtccgcggcccgacctcgctccagccctcggcggccccacCTCGCCCTGGCCCTACCTCACTCCGGCCCtccgcggcccgacctcgctccagccctcggcggccccacctcgccccggcccacggcggcccgaccttgccccggccccgGCTCCATCCCTTCATCCTTACCTTGGTGGGCCGACCTCGACCCCTTACATTAACTCCCTGA